AATTTTACCAAGAGATACCAGGCAGTGGGGAAATTGCCAGAGCTGTTCAAATTCCTTGGCTAAGCTCAGCCAGTTCTCCCATGTTTGTGGCGCCTGTAGACAGGTTGCCTTTAGCTCCTTTACTTTCGCCATGATGACCTCTTCCACAACATATCTCATGGACGGCTTGGGCACTTGCTAGACGCCGGCAGGTGTGCTCCGCAATTGCTTGAGAAGTTTGCCAAATGTCGACAGGGACATGCCGTGCAAGGCGAGAAATGATTACTGTAAGTACACGCCACTGGCACTGTCCTGATAGTTGCAGCTCCCTTGCGGCGGGTATGCTTCTTTCGTTGCTTGTCTCCAGCTTGGTCTTGTTCCTCTAGATCGGCGGCTATTTGGCCTATTTTGAGGACGTCGTGAATTAATTCTATctcccaagcagcagccattgcAACTAGAGCGGAGAAGCAAGTATcgcaaatgtaaatattgtGAAGAACATAACGCCAGCGAATGCAGCCCTGcaaccagcaaacaaaaaacctacATCGTCCAACTTTATTTTGTAATCAATCTAATAAAAGGGAGTCTTAAAAACTAGATAATCTTGTTTAAAATTGATCCATCAATcgcataaaaatacattttcaacGCCAAGACCATTGGCTTGTTGGTAATATTAAGCCGAACCTTAAAATAGAGTAATATGATTCATGGACATGGTCAGAGAATGATTAACACTTTTTCGACCAAGGGGTATTTAAATACACATACGGAGAGCATCTCAGGTGTAAGAAATCGGTTTTGTTTGGTCCTAGAGTATTAGAATTCGCCTGTTTCAATAGACGGGGTACAAAGTGGGTTAAGCTTTTACTTTTCATCTCGGTATGTTTACGGTTTTTTCGACCACGAcatggtatatttcggtatatttccaaggtatattttatcgattgatccgcggtcacactggctgAAACGctgaaaaagtgaaaaaaacgACGTCGCAAGTGAAAAAACCCGTGAAAAAGTCCTATTGTCCCGAAATAAACGCAAATCGAAGCGAAAATGAATGAGGAATACGACGCTATCGTCCTGGGCACCGGCCTCAAGGAGTGCATCCTGAGTGGCATGCTGTCCGTGTCCGGCAAAAAGGTGCTGCATATTGATCGGAACAAGTACTACGGGGGCGAGTCGGCCTCAATTACACCGCTGGAGGAGCTCTTCCAACGCTACGGTCTGGAGCCGCCGGGCGAAAGATTCGGGCGTGGCCGCGACTGGAATGTGGATCTGATCCCCAAGTTTCTGATGGCCAACGGGCAGCTGGTGAAGCTGCTCATACACACGGGCGTCACCCGTTATCTGGAGTTCAAGTCCATTGAGGGCAGCTACGTCTACAAGGGTGGAAAAATTGCCAAAGTTCCGGTGGATCAGAAGGAGGCTTTGGCATCCGATCTCATGGGTAAGAGTGCAATTTTTCTGCGTttgaaaaaaatgtttgtatgtattgtgtgcaaaaaaaaattgtacgTTTCCAGCTTTTACacagctgtctgtctgtgtgcgtgtgtgtgtatgtactcGACTGTTATCTGGGCTCCACTTTGCCCgtttctttgtctctctctctcgctctttctttctcATTCTCTGGCTTTCACACTCACTCGCTGTAGCTGTCGTCGtatgttgttggtgttgccgcTTTGCCCCCCTCTGGTTTGACTGTGACACGTATTTGCTTGGCCCTGCTACTAGTAAAAGCCCTGCTacctgtgtttgtgtgtaaagAACATACGTTGTTTTCGTCTTTGTTTTAAAGATAATTTCTAACAAAATTCATAAGCttggcatttgtttatttgacttttattTAGCTTGTTTTCTGATTAgacacttgtgtgtgtgggttcttGTACTGGGCCTTGCCagctgtgcgtgtgtctggCAACCCTGTACGGTTGGCCCCTCGAATTTGGCCAAATTAACCGCTATGCTGATTCACTTCTAATCgcgtatctctctctctggctctctctttccctcccCTGCCAGGCTGTTTTCCACACGaatttggctttaattttgtttttccttgttGCAGCAACCGAAATGCAATTAGTCTGCCTGCCCCACACGCTCTATTTATGATTAAGTTGTAAAATGTGTTGTTTGTAATAACGTTTTTAAGTAGTTATTTCGGCGCATTGAACCCTTTCACTTTACAGTGAATATtggaggaatggaatggcattcGAAATATGTTGGCCCAAAGAAAATCCATTGTagaatggaaaataataataaaaatgtgaatCATTCAAGAAGTACTCACACTTCACATTCTTGGTAACTTGGCTTCACTGTACCAGCATTACACATATGCGGTCTCTGACGTCATGGGGTGACGATGGTGGCCCATGCGACTGCTGGTTGTggtttctcctgctgctgttgctgccgccccCTAAATTAGAGGTTTCAAATTATGGACAGTGccctgcaaaagaaaatgcatgAGTGTGGGtctgttagtgtgtgtgtgtgtgtggcatgcaaatgggAATGTAAATTGAAACCCTAAACCCCCCCAGGAAGGCTTGCCTGTCGTCCACGTCCTCCCCCGTGGCAAACTCGTAGATCCTGTTGCAAGTTTGCTGCTGACTAATCAGAGAATTGTATTTATTCCCTCCCCATCCCTACCCCATCTAGGTATGTTCGAGAAGCGTCGCTTCCGCAACTTCCTCATCTATGTGCAGGACTTCAGGGAGGAGGACCCAAAGACCTGGAAGGACTTTGACCCAACCAAGGCCAACATGCAGGGCCTGTACGACAAGTTTGGACTGGACAAGAACACGCAGGACTTCACCGGCCATGCCCTGGCTCTGTTCCGCGACGACGAGTATCTGAATGAGCCGGCGGTGAACACCATCCGACGCATCAAGCTGTACTCGGACTCGCTGGCGAGATACGGCAAGTCTCCCTATCTGTATCCCATGTACGGACTGGGTGAGCTGCCCCAGGGCTTTGCCCGCCTGTCGGCCATCTACGGCGGCACCTACATGCTGGACAAGCCCATCGATGAGATTGTCCTGGGCGAGGGTGGCAAGGTGGTGGGTGTGCGCTCCGGCGAGGAGGTGGCCAAGTGCAAGCAGGTCTACTGTGATCCCAGCTACGTGGTCGAGAAGGTGAGTAGAAATACTGCGATGTATCAATCGAATTCTAAtctgttttccctttttctttgTGGCGATGGCAGGTGCGCAAGCGTGGCAAGGTTATACGTTGCATTTGCATCCTGGATCATCCGGTGGCCAGCACCAAGGATGGCCTATCCACTCAAATCATCATTCCACAGAAGCAGGTCGGTCGCAAGTCCGACATTTACGTCTCGCTGGTCAGCTCCACCCACCAGGTGGCTGCCAAGGGCTGGTTCGTCGGCATGGTCTCGACCACCGTGGAGACCGAGAATCCCGAGGTGGAGATCAAGCCCGGTCTCGACTTGCTCGAGCCGATCGCACAAAAGTTTGTCACTATTTCGGACTACTTGGAGCCCATCGACGATGGTTCTCAGTCGCAGATCTTCATCTCGGAGTCGTATGATGCCACCACGCACTTTGAGACCACTTGTCTGGATGTGTTGAACATATTCAAGCGCGGCACTGGCGAGACATTCGACTTTTCCAAGATCAAGCACGAGCTGGGCGACGAGGAGCAGTAAGCGTGCAGAGCAGCAGATCAGATCAACAAAGAACAGGAGACGACGCCTCATCCCCCCCCATGGTTATGGTGCATATGGACACAGCTCAGCATCAGCCACAAACAATTTGCTAGACACGACGCCGAACGCTTCGAACATCATCCGAGAGGCGTTAActctaaaaagaaaaaaacaaaatacccaagataaagaaataaaaaccatacaaataaaaacaaaaaaaaaacaacaaaaacaaaaagaaacattcaGAAATTGTATTACGAAAATGCTTTTCCATCGTGTGAAGAAACTTTTAGATGTGAACATAACGAATTGCTTGCTTGGCGCAATATTGgatatatagtacatatatgtatggcctagaaaatatataatatataccACCCCTATATAATATGAACAATACAGCGAGTatgcatacgagtatatatagtactatatatacaaatgtattgcAAAATTTAGTATGTGAATGTTTTTGGCAACTAAATGTGGAAATCCACGCAGAGTGCAGGAGGAATAGTCACGCGGTTTATGCTTGGAATTTAGTTGTACACGATAAggatatacagatatatacagtaagcacacatattattcgtacaccaccatcacccttgtttgaacacctataacttggcgtacggtcaacgtaaatcgaaaaagttaattttgtatcaaagatcaatatatctactatatgtttatgaaaaaagtttttaaatttcttctatggtatccttataaaaattaacttaagcaaaaaagtccttttttttcgcacataaattattcgtacagccgtcCGATTCC
The sequence above is a segment of the Drosophila subobscura isolate 14011-0131.10 chromosome U, UCBerk_Dsub_1.0, whole genome shotgun sequence genome. Coding sequences within it:
- the LOC117902035 gene encoding rab GDP dissociation inhibitor alpha; this translates as MNEEYDAIVLGTGLKECILSGMLSVSGKKVLHIDRNKYYGGESASITPLEELFQRYGLEPPGERFGRGRDWNVDLIPKFLMANGQLVKLLIHTGVTRYLEFKSIEGSYVYKGGKIAKVPVDQKEALASDLMGMFEKRRFRNFLIYVQDFREEDPKTWKDFDPTKANMQGLYDKFGLDKNTQDFTGHALALFRDDEYLNEPAVNTIRRIKLYSDSLARYGKSPYLYPMYGLGELPQGFARLSAIYGGTYMLDKPIDEIVLGEGGKVVGVRSGEEVAKCKQVYCDPSYVVEKVRKRGKVIRCICILDHPVASTKDGLSTQIIIPQKQVGRKSDIYVSLVSSTHQVAAKGWFVGMVSTTVETENPEVEIKPGLDLLEPIAQKFVTISDYLEPIDDGSQSQIFISESYDATTHFETTCLDVLNIFKRGTGETFDFSKIKHELGDEEQ